The following coding sequences are from one Collimonas arenae window:
- a CDS encoding RDD family protein yields MTEPQTPSLKRRFGSILYESMLLFGILFISGWIFSTLLQQRNALYLRHAQQVWLFIVLTLYFVWCWSHGGQTLAMKTWRIQLVNRDGSPVNAVRATVRFLLSWCWFLPGLALAWALDAHTWMLILIPAANFILWAFAIYLDPQRQFLHDRIAGTKLVDMAEIAKPVGKRKWYH; encoded by the coding sequence ATGACCGAGCCGCAGACGCCTTCATTAAAACGTCGCTTCGGCAGCATCTTGTATGAGTCGATGCTGCTGTTCGGCATCTTGTTCATTTCCGGCTGGATCTTCTCCACCCTGCTGCAACAGCGTAACGCGCTCTATCTGCGGCATGCCCAGCAAGTGTGGCTCTTCATCGTACTGACGCTGTATTTCGTCTGGTGCTGGAGCCACGGTGGACAGACGCTGGCCATGAAAACCTGGCGCATCCAACTGGTCAACCGGGACGGCAGTCCAGTCAACGCGGTCCGCGCTACCGTTCGCTTCCTGTTGAGCTGGTGTTGGTTCCTACCCGGATTGGCACTGGCTTGGGCACTCGATGCACACACCTGGATGCTGATATTGATCCCGGCAGCAAATTTCATTCTCTGGGCCTTTGCCATATACCTCGATCCGCAGAGGCAGTTCCTGCACGACCGCATCGCAGGCACCAAACTGGTCGACATGGCGGAAATCGCCAAGCCGGTAGGCAAGCGGAAGTGGTATCACTAA
- a CDS encoding gamma carbonic anhydrase family protein, whose protein sequence is MAIYQLGEHAPDIDPSAYIAPTANLIGKVKVEADASIWFGVTIRGDNELITIGQGSNVQESSTLHTDMGFPLTLGKNVTVGHQAMLHGCTIGDGALIGIQAVVLNGAKIGKNCLVGAGALVTEGKEFPDNSLIIGSPAKVVRTLSEQDIAGLAGNARHYVERGAEYKTSLKIISE, encoded by the coding sequence ATGGCCATCTACCAATTGGGTGAACACGCCCCCGACATCGATCCATCTGCCTACATCGCTCCAACCGCCAACCTGATCGGCAAGGTCAAGGTAGAAGCCGATGCCAGCATCTGGTTCGGCGTCACGATTCGCGGCGACAATGAATTGATTACCATTGGGCAAGGCAGCAATGTGCAGGAAAGCAGTACGCTGCATACCGATATGGGATTTCCATTGACGCTGGGTAAAAACGTGACTGTTGGTCATCAGGCAATGTTGCATGGCTGCACAATCGGCGACGGCGCCCTGATCGGCATCCAGGCTGTCGTGCTGAATGGCGCAAAAATCGGCAAGAACTGCCTCGTCGGCGCTGGCGCACTGGTCACTGAAGGCAAGGAATTCCCGGACAACTCGCTCATCATCGGCTCACCGGCAAAGGTGGTCCGGACTCTCAGCGAACAAGACATTGCGGGACTCGCGGGCAATGCCCGGCACTATGTCGAGCGCGGTGCGGAATACAAGACCAGCTTAAAAATCATCAGCGAATAA
- the hslO gene encoding Hsp33 family molecular chaperone HslO — MDVTKMTDIDSQHGDSLQKFMVENASVRGELVELSTTWQQVLTHHHYPQPVTTLLGEMMAAAALMSANLKFNGVIVMQIHGDGPVRLLVAECDSQLHMRATAKLAPDAVIDDDASMSQLVNLNGQGRFVITLDPQDKMPGQKPYQGIVPLDGDSIATVIENYMLRSEQLDTKLWLAADDKVARGLLLQKLPNHGGIDAPVNDDLETWNRFMALGGTLQPKEMLTTDIQTLMRRLFWEENIRVFEPQLPSFQCNCSREKVGNMLKMLGEPEIEEALADLGKLAVDCDFCGHHYEFDKVDCAHLFATEAPVETLLPTGSSKH; from the coding sequence ATGGACGTAACGAAAATGACGGATATCGACAGCCAACATGGCGACTCCCTGCAGAAATTCATGGTGGAAAATGCTTCGGTGCGCGGCGAACTGGTAGAGCTGTCGACCACCTGGCAGCAGGTCCTGACCCACCATCATTATCCGCAACCAGTAACGACGCTGCTGGGCGAGATGATGGCAGCCGCGGCCTTGATGTCCGCCAACCTCAAATTCAATGGTGTCATCGTCATGCAGATTCACGGCGACGGCCCAGTGCGCCTGCTGGTCGCCGAGTGCGATTCGCAGCTGCACATGCGCGCCACCGCTAAGCTGGCGCCGGATGCCGTGATCGACGACGATGCGAGCATGTCGCAACTGGTCAACCTGAACGGCCAGGGACGCTTCGTTATTACGCTCGACCCACAAGACAAGATGCCTGGCCAAAAACCTTACCAGGGCATCGTCCCGCTAGACGGCGACAGCATCGCCACCGTCATCGAAAACTACATGCTGCGCTCGGAGCAACTCGATACCAAACTGTGGCTGGCTGCAGACGACAAGGTGGCGCGTGGCCTGCTACTGCAGAAATTGCCAAACCACGGCGGCATTGATGCACCAGTCAACGACGACCTGGAAACATGGAACCGCTTCATGGCGCTGGGCGGCACCCTGCAGCCGAAAGAGATGCTGACAACCGATATCCAGACCCTGATGCGGCGCTTGTTCTGGGAAGAAAATATCCGCGTGTTCGAGCCGCAGTTACCTAGTTTCCAGTGCAACTGTTCGCGCGAAAAAGTAGGCAACATGCTGAAAATGCTGGGCGAGCCTGAAATCGAAGAAGCCCTCGCGGATTTGGGCAAACTGGCGGTGGATTGCGACTTCTGCGGCCACCACTATGAATTCGACAAAGTAGACTGCGCCCACCTGTTCGCCACCGAAGCACCGGTCGAGACATTGCTGCCGACCGGCAGCAGCAAGCACTAA
- the ftsB gene encoding cell division protein FtsB: MRLIAIFLTALLILVQYPLWLGKGGWLRVWDMDQQVHAAHDKIDELKARNAKLDSEVHDLKEGTGAVEERARSELGMIKQDEIFVQILDPNGNPADAPAPPNAELTAVEKTVAVAVPDERAKKPRP; encoded by the coding sequence ATGCGCCTGATTGCCATCTTCCTGACTGCTCTGCTGATACTGGTCCAGTACCCACTGTGGCTAGGCAAGGGCGGTTGGTTGCGCGTCTGGGATATGGATCAGCAGGTGCATGCCGCGCACGACAAGATCGACGAATTAAAAGCCCGTAATGCCAAGCTGGATTCGGAAGTGCATGATTTAAAAGAGGGTACTGGTGCGGTCGAAGAGCGGGCCCGCAGTGAACTCGGGATGATCAAGCAAGACGAGATTTTTGTGCAGATCCTCGATCCGAACGGCAATCCGGCTGATGCGCCGGCGCCGCCTAATGCCGAATTGACTGCGGTAGAAAAGACCGTGGCGGTGGCTGTACCGGATGAGCGGGCTAAAAAACCGCGGCCTTGA
- the eno gene encoding phosphopyruvate hydratase — protein sequence MSAIVDIIGREIIDSRGNPTVECDVLLESGVMGRAAVPSGASTGSREAIELRDGDKSRYGGKGVLKACEHINTEISEAIMGLDASEQAFLDRTLIDLDGTENKGRLGANAMLAVSMAVAKAAAEEAGLPLYRYFGGSGAMQMPVPMMNVINGGEHADNNLDIQEFMIIPVGAPSFREALRYGAEVFHALKKILHDKGLSTSVGDEGGFAPNLSSHEEALKLIIQAIEAAGYEPGTQIALGLDCAASEFYKDGSYVLAGENMTLTGAQFTGLLASWCDKYPIISIEDGMAENDWDGWKLLTETLGKKIQLVGDDLFVTNTKILKEGIDKDIANSILIKINQIGTLTETFAAIEMAKRAGYTAVISHRSGETEDSTIADIAVGMNALQIKTGSMSRSDRMAKYNQLLRIEEDLGDIASYPGRGAFYNLK from the coding sequence ATGAGTGCAATCGTTGACATCATTGGCCGCGAAATTATTGATTCGCGCGGTAATCCGACTGTAGAGTGCGACGTTCTGCTGGAATCCGGCGTCATGGGCCGCGCAGCGGTACCGTCTGGCGCCTCCACCGGTTCGCGCGAAGCGATCGAACTGCGCGACGGCGACAAGAGTCGTTACGGCGGCAAGGGCGTCCTGAAAGCCTGTGAGCATATCAATACTGAAATTTCCGAAGCCATCATGGGCCTAGACGCCAGCGAACAAGCGTTCCTGGATCGCACCCTGATCGATCTCGACGGCACTGAAAACAAGGGTCGCCTTGGCGCTAACGCCATGCTGGCGGTATCGATGGCGGTGGCCAAGGCTGCCGCTGAAGAAGCCGGCCTGCCGCTATACCGCTATTTCGGCGGCAGCGGCGCGATGCAGATGCCGGTGCCGATGATGAACGTCATCAACGGTGGCGAACATGCCGACAACAACCTGGACATCCAGGAATTCATGATCATTCCGGTCGGCGCACCGAGCTTCCGCGAAGCGCTGCGTTACGGCGCAGAAGTGTTCCACGCGCTGAAGAAAATCCTGCACGACAAGGGCTTGTCGACTTCCGTTGGTGACGAAGGTGGCTTTGCGCCGAACCTGTCCAGCCACGAAGAAGCGCTGAAGCTGATTATTCAGGCAATTGAAGCCGCCGGCTACGAGCCAGGTACGCAAATTGCGCTCGGCCTGGATTGCGCCGCAAGTGAATTCTACAAAGACGGCAGTTATGTTCTGGCCGGCGAAAACATGACCTTGACCGGTGCGCAATTCACCGGCCTGCTGGCATCGTGGTGCGACAAATACCCGATCATCAGCATCGAAGACGGCATGGCGGAAAACGACTGGGACGGCTGGAAGCTGCTGACTGAAACCCTCGGCAAGAAGATCCAGCTGGTGGGCGACGACCTGTTCGTCACCAACACCAAGATCCTGAAAGAAGGCATCGACAAGGACATCGCCAATTCGATCCTGATCAAGATCAACCAGATCGGTACCCTGACCGAAACCTTCGCCGCGATCGAAATGGCCAAGCGCGCCGGCTACACCGCAGTGATCTCGCATCGTTCGGGCGAGACTGAGGATTCGACCATTGCAGATATCGCAGTTGGCATGAACGCCTTGCAGATCAAGACCGGCTCGATGTCGCGTTCGGATCGCATGGCCAAGTACAATCAGTTGCTGCGTATTGAAGAAGACCTGGGCGATATCGCCAGCTATCCTGGTCGTGGCGCGTTTTATAATCTTAAGTAA
- the kdsA gene encoding 3-deoxy-8-phosphooctulonate synthase gives MKLCGFDIGLDQPFFLIAGPCVIESRQMALDTAGQLKEITSALGINFIYKSSFDKANRSSGSSFRGLGMEKGLEILAEVKAQIGVPVLTDIHEIDEIKPVAAVVDVLQTPAFLCRQTDFINACAQSGKPVNIKKGQFLAPHDMINVIAKARAAAREAGLPEDNFMACERGASFGYNNLVSDMRSLAIMRETGCPVVFDATHSVQLPGGQGSTSGGQREFVPVLARAAIAVGVSGVFMETHPNPAEAKSDGPNAVPLGRMKELLSTMIDLDRVVKKNGFIESNFG, from the coding sequence ATGAAACTTTGTGGCTTTGACATCGGCCTGGATCAGCCGTTTTTCCTGATCGCCGGCCCTTGCGTGATCGAGTCGCGCCAGATGGCCCTCGATACCGCCGGACAATTGAAAGAGATTACCAGCGCGCTGGGCATCAACTTCATTTACAAATCGTCGTTCGACAAGGCAAACCGCTCGTCCGGATCGTCGTTCCGCGGCCTTGGCATGGAAAAAGGGCTGGAGATCCTGGCTGAAGTCAAGGCGCAAATCGGCGTGCCGGTGCTGACTGATATCCACGAAATCGATGAGATCAAGCCGGTGGCGGCTGTGGTAGATGTCTTGCAGACACCGGCTTTCCTGTGCCGCCAGACTGATTTCATCAACGCTTGCGCACAATCCGGCAAGCCGGTGAATATCAAGAAAGGCCAGTTCCTGGCCCCGCACGACATGATCAATGTGATCGCCAAAGCCCGCGCCGCAGCGCGCGAAGCCGGCCTGCCGGAAGATAACTTCATGGCGTGTGAGCGTGGTGCTTCGTTCGGTTATAACAACCTGGTGTCCGACATGCGCTCGCTGGCGATCATGCGTGAAACCGGTTGCCCGGTTGTGTTTGATGCCACTCACTCGGTGCAGTTGCCGGGCGGCCAGGGCAGCACTTCCGGCGGCCAGCGCGAGTTCGTGCCGGTGCTGGCGCGTGCTGCGATAGCAGTGGGCGTTTCCGGCGTATTCATGGAAACCCACCCGAATCCGGCGGAAGCTAAATCAGATGGCCCGAATGCGGTGCCGCTGGGCCGTATGAAAGAATTGTTGTCGACCATGATAGACCTGGACCGGGTCGTCAAAAAGAATGGCTTTATCGAAAGCAATTTCGGTTGA
- a CDS encoding CTP synthase, giving the protein MTKFVFVTGGVVSSLGKGIAAASLAAILESRGLKVTLLKLDPYINVDPGTMSPFQHGEVFVTDDGAETDLDLGHYERFITAKMKKVNNFTTGQIYESVIRKERRGEYLGKTVQVIPHITNEIQDYIYRGAEGFDVALVEIGGTVGDIESLPFLEAARQLSLRAGRKAAAFVHLTLVPYLVSAGELKTKPTQHSVQKLREIGISPDALLCRADRPIPDDERAKISLFSNVQGDAVISVWDADTIYKIPQMLHDQGLDAIVCEKLGLSPKPADLSVWTKLVHALENPTYEVTIGMVGKYVDLTESYKSLTEALRHAGIHTGSRVNIEYLDSEEIEANGTGALAKYDAILVPGGFGKRGVEGKIAAARFARENKIPYLGICLGMQVALLEYARNKAGLSHANSTEFDAQTDQPVVALITEWQNHDGKVELRDVNSDLGGTMRLGAQTCDVKPNTLAAEIYGPTVTERHRHRYEANNHYLDRIEAAGLVVSARTPTEDLCEIMELPRTGDNAHPWYVGVQYHPEFKSTPRDGHPLFISFIKAALAHKQANTAA; this is encoded by the coding sequence ATGACTAAGTTTGTATTTGTTACCGGCGGCGTTGTCTCATCCCTTGGTAAAGGGATTGCAGCAGCCTCTCTCGCAGCGATCTTGGAATCGCGCGGCCTTAAAGTCACCCTTCTTAAACTCGATCCGTACATCAACGTCGATCCAGGCACCATGAGCCCGTTCCAGCACGGCGAAGTGTTTGTGACCGATGATGGCGCAGAGACCGATCTCGATCTCGGTCACTATGAGCGCTTCATTACGGCGAAGATGAAGAAGGTCAATAATTTCACCACCGGCCAGATTTACGAATCGGTTATCCGCAAGGAACGCCGCGGCGAGTATCTGGGCAAGACGGTGCAGGTTATTCCGCACATCACCAACGAAATCCAGGATTACATCTACCGCGGCGCCGAAGGTTTCGACGTTGCGCTGGTGGAAATCGGCGGCACCGTCGGCGATATCGAGTCCCTGCCTTTCCTCGAAGCCGCACGTCAGTTGAGCTTGCGCGCAGGCCGCAAAGCGGCCGCCTTTGTTCATCTGACATTGGTGCCGTATCTGGTCTCCGCCGGTGAACTGAAAACCAAGCCGACCCAGCACAGTGTGCAAAAATTGCGCGAAATCGGTATTTCGCCGGATGCGTTGCTGTGCCGTGCCGACCGTCCGATTCCCGACGACGAACGCGCCAAGATTTCCCTGTTCTCGAACGTCCAGGGCGACGCCGTGATCTCGGTATGGGATGCCGACACCATCTACAAGATTCCACAAATGCTGCACGATCAGGGCCTTGACGCGATTGTTTGCGAAAAGCTCGGCCTGTCGCCGAAGCCGGCCGACCTGTCGGTCTGGACCAAGCTGGTGCATGCGCTGGAAAATCCGACCTACGAAGTCACTATTGGCATGGTCGGTAAATATGTCGACCTGACCGAATCGTACAAGTCGTTGACGGAAGCCTTGCGTCACGCCGGCATCCATACCGGCAGCCGGGTCAACATCGAATACCTGGATTCGGAAGAAATTGAAGCCAACGGCACCGGCGCTCTGGCCAAGTACGATGCAATCCTGGTGCCAGGCGGCTTCGGCAAGCGTGGTGTCGAAGGCAAGATTGCCGCGGCGCGTTTCGCTCGCGAAAACAAGATTCCTTACCTCGGCATTTGCCTCGGCATGCAAGTCGCGCTGCTCGAATATGCACGCAACAAGGCTGGCTTGTCGCACGCCAACTCGACGGAATTCGATGCGCAAACCGACCAGCCGGTGGTGGCTCTGATCACCGAATGGCAGAATCACGACGGCAAGGTGGAACTGCGTGACGTCAATTCCGATCTGGGCGGCACCATGCGCTTGGGCGCGCAGACCTGCGACGTCAAGCCAAATACCCTGGCCGCGGAAATCTACGGTCCGACCGTAACCGAACGTCATCGTCATCGCTACGAAGCCAACAACCATTACCTGGACCGCATCGAAGCTGCCGGCTTGGTGGTGTCGGCCCGTACGCCGACTGAAGATCTGTGTGAAATCATGGAATTGCCACGTACCGGCGACAACGCTCATCCTTGGTATGTCGGCGTCCAGTATCACCCGGAATTCAAGTCGACTCCGCGTGATGGCCATCCGTTGTTTATTTCGTTCATCAAGGCTGCGTTGGCGCACAAGCAAGCCAACACCGCAGCATAA
- a CDS encoding MFS transporter, with the protein MSRLFGDLEGDDGLPGAVRRVAIIVMILGTSMTVLDGSIVNVALPMIARSLSVDPAAAVWIANAYILAGAMTMVAFASIGEVFGFRRLYMCGILVFTLASLGCALSPSLPVLNGMRFLQGLGGAAAMSIGPALYRYIFPTRLLGTALGINALVVASSTAAGPAIGGLMLSVLSWPWLFAVNVPIGIVTLLLARRVLPRNPGRGGKFDATGALLSAIALGSFVMAVDGLSRHDSWTQELLLGGVALISTVLFIIRQRKYSAPLLPLDIFASQRFSMAVATSLCSFVGQGIAFIALPFLFQGAYGFSPLLSAALFTPWPVAIALTAPIAGRLADRYPAALLSTCGLLVLTLGLILLACLGEHASVADILWRAFICGLGFGFFQSPNNREMLSNAPRSRSGTASGVLAIARTFGQSVGAALVAVVLAATSVAQASANTAQLDASAVHLSLWLASSATLLATIISALRIRHGRAPELTA; encoded by the coding sequence ATGAGCCGGCTGTTCGGTGACCTCGAGGGCGATGACGGCCTGCCCGGAGCAGTCCGGCGGGTAGCGATTATTGTCATGATCCTTGGCACCAGCATGACCGTGCTGGACGGCTCCATCGTCAATGTTGCGCTGCCCATGATCGCGCGCAGCCTGAGTGTCGACCCCGCCGCAGCGGTCTGGATCGCCAATGCCTATATTCTTGCCGGCGCCATGACCATGGTAGCCTTCGCTTCGATCGGCGAAGTGTTTGGATTTCGGCGGCTATATATGTGTGGCATCCTGGTATTTACGCTGGCGTCACTGGGCTGCGCATTGTCGCCATCGCTGCCGGTCCTCAACGGCATGCGATTTTTGCAAGGCCTTGGCGGCGCCGCCGCCATGAGCATCGGGCCGGCGCTGTACCGCTATATTTTCCCGACCCGCCTGCTGGGCACGGCGCTCGGCATCAACGCGCTGGTGGTGGCCTCATCCACCGCCGCCGGGCCAGCAATCGGCGGCCTGATGTTGTCGGTGCTCAGCTGGCCATGGCTGTTCGCCGTCAACGTGCCGATCGGCATCGTAACCCTGCTGCTGGCGCGACGCGTGCTGCCGCGCAACCCTGGTCGCGGCGGCAAATTCGATGCTACCGGTGCCCTGCTGTCGGCGATCGCCCTGGGCAGCTTCGTCATGGCGGTAGACGGTCTGTCACGCCACGATAGCTGGACCCAGGAGTTACTGCTGGGCGGCGTCGCTCTGATCTCGACTGTTTTATTTATTATTCGACAACGAAAATATTCTGCGCCGCTACTACCTCTTGATATTTTTGCATCACAACGCTTTTCGATGGCGGTCGCAACCTCACTCTGCTCATTCGTCGGCCAGGGAATCGCCTTTATCGCGCTGCCATTCCTGTTCCAGGGCGCCTACGGCTTCAGTCCATTGCTGTCAGCCGCCCTGTTCACGCCTTGGCCGGTGGCGATTGCCCTCACCGCGCCGATTGCCGGCCGCCTGGCAGACCGTTATCCGGCGGCATTGCTATCGACCTGCGGCCTGCTGGTACTGACGCTTGGCCTGATACTGCTGGCCTGTCTCGGCGAACACGCTTCCGTAGCGGATATCCTGTGGCGCGCCTTCATCTGCGGCCTTGGCTTCGGCTTCTTCCAAAGCCCGAATAATCGCGAAATGCTGAGCAACGCACCACGCTCACGCAGTGGCACCGCCTCCGGCGTGCTGGCGATTGCCCGCACTTTCGGCCAATCCGTAGGCGCGGCGCTAGTTGCGGTGGTGCTCGCGGCCACCAGCGTTGCCCAAGCCAGCGCCAATACCGCCCAACTTGACGCCAGCGCAGTGCATTTATCGCTTTGGCTTGCCTCCAGTGCAACTTTGCTTGCCACTATCATCAGCGCGCTGCGTATCCGGCATGGACGCGCGCCTGAGCTGACCGCATAA
- a CDS encoding efflux RND transporter periplasmic adaptor subunit encodes MTTTLSKPRSTLLITAAILVLIGAAGWALTNHKAGAAAPPSTVANAVSVSTTTVKQEDVPMYLSGVGTVTSNASVTVKARIDGQLDKVGFVEGQDVKAGQLLAQLDPRTLQAQLQQAIAQKAKDAAQLANAKLDLQRYTTLVQQDAATQQTLDAQRAQVTQLQAAVQSDEAQINYAKVQLSFTSILAPISGRVGARLVDPGNIVHAADTNGLVVINQIDPIAVVFTLPEESFQSINTALHSSQKPLSVHAYARNSSTMLSQGNLTLLNNQIDTTSGTVQLKGIFQNPSHVLWPGQYVNVRLVLGDRKQALTVPAAVVQRSQDGTYAYVVNTDSTVQIQPIQVANIQDGIAVIDKGLNPGQRVVVDGQYKLKPGIKVVEDAAAIGTGNSSSAAAKGTAAGASK; translated from the coding sequence ATGACCACCACACTCTCCAAACCACGTTCGACGCTGCTGATCACCGCCGCGATACTGGTCCTGATCGGCGCCGCCGGCTGGGCCCTGACCAATCACAAGGCCGGCGCTGCGGCACCGCCGAGCACCGTTGCCAATGCCGTCTCGGTAAGCACGACGACAGTCAAACAGGAAGATGTTCCGATGTATCTGTCGGGCGTTGGCACTGTCACCTCGAATGCCAGCGTCACGGTCAAAGCACGCATCGACGGCCAGCTCGACAAGGTCGGCTTTGTCGAAGGGCAGGATGTCAAAGCCGGGCAACTGCTGGCGCAACTCGATCCGCGTACCTTGCAGGCACAACTGCAGCAGGCCATCGCGCAAAAGGCAAAAGACGCTGCGCAACTAGCCAACGCCAAGCTCGACCTGCAACGCTATACCACGCTGGTGCAGCAAGATGCTGCGACCCAGCAAACGCTGGATGCGCAACGGGCGCAAGTCACCCAGTTGCAAGCTGCGGTGCAATCCGATGAGGCCCAGATCAATTACGCCAAGGTGCAGCTCAGCTTCACCAGCATCCTGGCGCCGATCAGCGGCCGCGTTGGCGCGCGCCTGGTCGACCCGGGCAATATCGTCCATGCCGCCGACACCAACGGCCTGGTGGTGATCAATCAGATCGATCCGATCGCCGTGGTGTTCACGCTGCCGGAAGAAAGCTTCCAGAGCATCAACACCGCCTTGCACAGCAGCCAGAAGCCACTCAGCGTGCACGCCTATGCGCGCAACAGCAGCACCATGCTGTCCCAGGGTAATCTGACTCTGCTGAACAACCAGATCGACACTACTTCCGGCACGGTGCAACTGAAGGGGATATTCCAGAATCCATCGCACGTGCTGTGGCCGGGCCAATACGTCAATGTCAGGCTGGTCCTGGGCGACCGCAAGCAGGCGCTGACAGTGCCGGCTGCAGTGGTGCAGCGCAGCCAGGACGGCACCTATGCTTACGTTGTCAACACCGACAGCACGGTACAGATCCAACCGATCCAAGTGGCCAATATCCAGGACGGCATCGCCGTCATCGATAAGGGTTTGAATCCGGGACAAAGAGTCGTGGTCGACGGCCAATACAAATTAAAACCTGGCATTAAAGTCGTGGAGGATGCGGCGGCGATCGGTACCGGCAACTCTTCCAGCGCAGCCGCCAAAGGAACAGCTGCGGGGGCAAGCAAGTGA
- a CDS encoding heavy metal response regulator transcription factor: protein MKILIVEDELKTADYLCKGLTEQGCVVDVAHDGIDGQHLALQHDYDVIVLDVMLPGMDGFSVLHGLRAIKQTPVIMLTARDRVEDRIKGLQGGADDYLVKPFSFLELLARLQALTRRGRAMEPAQLRIADLQIDLISRKAYRANVRIDLTAKEFSLLAVLARRQGEILSKTAIAELVWDMNFDSNTNVVEVAIKRLRAKIDTPFSPKLLHTIRGMGYVLEPRSLETHE, encoded by the coding sequence ATGAAAATCCTGATCGTCGAAGATGAATTGAAGACGGCAGACTACCTTTGCAAAGGCTTGACCGAGCAAGGTTGCGTGGTCGATGTCGCGCATGACGGGATAGATGGCCAACACCTGGCGTTGCAGCACGATTACGATGTCATTGTGCTCGACGTCATGCTACCCGGCATGGATGGTTTTTCGGTCTTGCACGGACTGCGCGCAATCAAGCAAACCCCGGTCATCATGCTGACCGCGCGCGACCGCGTCGAAGATCGGATCAAGGGCTTGCAAGGCGGCGCCGACGATTACCTGGTCAAACCGTTTTCTTTCCTCGAATTGCTGGCACGCTTGCAGGCGCTGACGCGGCGTGGCCGTGCGATGGAGCCGGCTCAGTTGCGCATCGCCGATCTGCAGATCGACCTGATCAGCCGTAAGGCCTATCGCGCCAATGTCCGCATCGACCTGACCGCCAAGGAATTTTCACTATTGGCGGTGCTGGCCCGACGGCAAGGCGAAATCCTGTCGAAAACAGCGATCGCCGAACTGGTGTGGGACATGAATTTCGACAGTAATACCAACGTCGTTGAAGTTGCCATCAAACGCTTGCGCGCCAAAATCGACACACCGTTCAGCCCCAAGCTGCTGCATACGATCCGCGGTATGGGCTATGTGCTGGAACCGCGTAGCCTGGAGACGCACGAATGA